In Lemur catta isolate mLemCat1 chromosome 1, mLemCat1.pri, whole genome shotgun sequence, one DNA window encodes the following:
- the ZBTB21 gene encoding zinc finger and BTB domain-containing protein 21 isoform X2, with protein sequence MEGLLHYINPAHAISLLSALNEERLKGQLCDVLLIVGDQKFRAHKNVLAASSEYFQSLFTNKENESQTVFQLDFCEPDAFDNVLNYIYSSSLFVEKSSLAAVQELGYSLGISFLTNIVSKTPQAPFPTCPNRKKVFVEDDENSSQKRSVIVCQSRNEAQGKTVSQNQPDPSHTSRPSPSTAVKANIVKPHVPKPIEPLHNLSLTEKSWPKDSSVGYTKSLEHSGSLDDPNRGSLVKRNAVLPSKPLQDRETMDDKPGVSGQLPKGKAIELALKRPRPPVLSLRSSSETPYLLKETSKGSGQGEDRNLLYYSKLGLVIPSSGSGSGNQSIDRSGPLVKSLLRRSLSMDSQVPVYSPSIDVKSSQGSSSVSKDAPGSVLCALSQKSSLKDCGEKTAPDDRPQVLQPRRLRSFSASQSTDREGASPVTEVRIKTEPSSPLSDPSDIIRVTVGDAAAAAASSPSVTRDLSLKTEEQKDMSRLPAKRRFQADRRLPFKKLKVNEQGSPVSEDNFEEGSSPTVLEADFPDSDLNKDEFEQGSHERLCRNATVCPYCSLRFFSPELKHEHESKCEYKKLTCLECMRTFKSSFSIWRHQVEVHNQNNMAPAENLSLPVLDHNGDVTGSSRPQAQPEPNKVNHVVTTKDDNVFSDSSEQVNFDSEDSSCLPEDLSLSRQLKIQVKEEPVEEAEEEAPEASAAPREAGPSKDASLWPCEKCGKVFTVHKQLERHQELLCSVKPFICHVCNKAFRTNFRLWSHFQSHMSQATEESAHKESEAGPVPTNSPSPPPLPPPPPLPKIQPLEPDSPTGLSENPAPATEKLFAPQESDTLFYHAPPLSAITFKRQFMCKLCHRTFKTAFSLWSHEQTHN encoded by the exons ATGGAGGGATTGCTGCATTACATCAACCCGGCGCATGCCATTTCCCTCCTGAGTGCCCTCAATGAGGAGCGCCTCAAAGGACAGCTGTGCGACGTGCTGCTCATTGTCGGAGACCAGAAGTTCCGAGCTCATAAAAATGTCTTGGCTGCTAGCAGCGAATACTTTCAGAGTTTattcacaaataaggaaaatgagtCACAAACTGTATTTCAGCTTGACTTTTGTGAACCAGATGCTTTTGATAATGTTTTAAACTACAtttattcttcctctttatttgtTGAGAAGAGCAGCCTTGCTGCTGTGCAAGAACTTGGCTATAGCCTTGGGATTTCCTTTCTTACTAACATTGTTTCTAAAACACCTCAAGCCCCTTTTCCAACGTGTCCTAATAGAAAAAAAGTGTTTGTAGAAGATGATGAAAACAGTTCTCAGAAGAGAAGTGTCATTGTTTGTCAAAGTAGAAATGAAGCACAAGGAAAAACTGTTAGTCAAAACCAACCTGATCCAAGCCATACTTCCCGGCCCTCACCTAGCACTGCAGTCAAGGCCAATATCGTTAAGCCACATGTTCCAAAACCAATTGAGCCACTTCACAATTTGTCATTAACTGAAAAGAGTTGGCCAAAAGATAGTTCTGTGGGATATACAAAGTCTCTTGAGCATTCTGGATCTTTGGATGATCCTAATAGAGGCAGTTTGGTGAAAAGAAATGCAGTATTGCCTTCAAAACCTCTGCAAGACAGAGAAACTATGGATGATAAGCCAGGTGTAAGTGGTCAGCTTCCAAAAGGAAAAGCTATAGAGCTAGCTTTGAAAAGACCGCGGCCACCTGTTTTGTCTCTCCGTAGCTCGTCAGAGACTCCCTATCTATTAAAAGAAACTAGCAAAGGAAGTGGCCAAGGTGAAGATAGAAACTTGTTGTACTATTCGAAGTTAGGCTTAGTGATCCCGTCCAGCGggtctgggtctggaaaccaaaGCATCGACAGGAGTGGCCCACTTGTTAAGAGTCTCCTCAGACGGTCATTGTCCATGGATAGCCAGGTTCCTGTCTATTCACCCTCCATAGATGTGAAATCTTCCCAGGGATCATCTTCGGTGTCAAAGGATGCGCCAGGGAGTGTGTTGTGTGCTTTATCTCAAAAGTCATCTTTAAAAGACTGTGGTGAAAAAACAGCCCCAGATGACAGGCCTCAGGTGCTACAGCCGCGTCGTCTCAGGTCCTTTAGTGCTTCTCAGTCGACAGACAGGGAGGGAGCCTCACCTGTGACCGAGGTGCGCATAAAGACCGAGCCCAGCAGCCCGCTGTCGGATCCCTCAGACATCATCCGTGTCACTGTGGGAGATGCCGCGGCAGCGGCAGCCTCGTCACCATCAGTCACAAGAGACCTGTCTCTCAAAACAGAAGAGCAGAAGGACATGAGCAGACTCCCAGCAAAAAGGAGGTTCCAAGCGGACAGAAGATTGCCCTTTAAGAAGTTAAAGGTGAATGAGCAGGGGTCTCCTGTGTCAGAGGACAACTTTGAGGAAGGCTCCAGCCCCACTGTCCTCGAGGCAGATTTCCCAGATTCTGATTTGAATAAAGATGAATTTG AACAAGGAAGCCACGAGCGGCTATGCCGGAACGCCACCGTCTGCCCTTACTGCAGCCTCAGGTTTTTCTCGCCCGAGCTGAAGCACGAGCACGAGAGCAAGTGTGAGTATAAGAAGCTGACCTGCCTGGAGTGCATGCGCACCTTCAAGTCCTCCTTCAGCATCTGGCGGCACCAGGTTGAAGTCCACAATCAGAACAACATGGCGCCGGCTGAAAACCTCTCTTTGCCGGTTCTGGACCACAATGGCGACGTGACTGGCTCTTCgaggccccaggcccagcctgagCCAAATAAAGTAAACCACGTTGTCACCACAAAAGACGACAACGTGTTCAGTGATTCTTCAGAGCAAGTTAACTTCGATTCGGAGGATTCCTCTTGTCTCCCTGAAGACCTTAGTCTTTCTAGGCAACTGAAAATCCAGGTCAAAGAGGAGCCCgtggaggaggctgaggaagaggcaCCCGAGGCCAGCGCAGCCCCCAGAGAAGCAGGGCCCAGTAAAGACGCCAGCCTGTGGCCCTGCGAGAAGTGCGGGAAGGTGTTCACGGTGCACAAGCAGCTGGAGCGGCACCAGGAGCTGCTGTGCTCCGTGAAACCATTTATTTGTCACGTGTGCAACAAAGCTTTTCGCACTAATTTTCGGCTCTGGAGTCACTTCCAGTCACACATGTCTCAGGCTACAGAGGAATCCGCACATAAAGAATCCGAAGCAGGCCCCGTTCCCACAAACTCACCCTCACCGCCACCTCTGCCCCCGCCGCCACCGCTGCCCAAGATCCAGCCCCTGGAGCCCGACAGCCCCACAGGCTTGTCTGAAAACCCAGCTCCGGCCACAGAAAAACTGTTCGCACCCCAAGAATCAGATACCCTTTTCTACCACGCCCCACCCCTTTCAGCAATCACCTTTAAAAGACAGTTTATGTGTAAACTTTGCCACAGGACATTCAAGACTGCATTTAGTCTTTGGAGTCATGAACAAACACACAATTGA
- the ZBTB21 gene encoding zinc finger and BTB domain-containing protein 21 isoform X1 — MEGLLHYINPAHAISLLSALNEERLKGQLCDVLLIVGDQKFRAHKNVLAASSEYFQSLFTNKENESQTVFQLDFCEPDAFDNVLNYIYSSSLFVEKSSLAAVQELGYSLGISFLTNIVSKTPQAPFPTCPNRKKVFVEDDENSSQKRSVIVCQSRNEAQGKTVSQNQPDPSHTSRPSPSTAVKANIVKPHVPKPIEPLHNLSLTEKSWPKDSSVGYTKSLEHSGSLDDPNRGSLVKRNAVLPSKPLQDRETMDDKPGVSGQLPKGKAIELALKRPRPPVLSLRSSSETPYLLKETSKGSGQGEDRNLLYYSKLGLVIPSSGSGSGNQSIDRSGPLVKSLLRRSLSMDSQVPVYSPSIDVKSSQGSSSVSKDAPGSVLCALSQKSSLKDCGEKTAPDDRPQVLQPRRLRSFSASQSTDREGASPVTEVRIKTEPSSPLSDPSDIIRVTVGDAAAAAASSPSVTRDLSLKTEEQKDMSRLPAKRRFQADRRLPFKKLKVNEQGSPVSEDNFEEGSSPTVLEADFPDSDLNKDEFGELEGTRPNKKFKCKHCLKIFRSTAGLHRHANMYHNPEKPYACDICHKRFHTNFKVWTHCQTQHGIVKNPSPASSSHAVLDEKFQRKLIDIVREREIKKALIIKLRRGKPGFQGQSSSQAQQVIKRNLRSRAKGAYICTYCGKAYRFLSQFKQHIKMHPGEKPLGVNKVAKPKEHAPLASPVENKEVYQCRLCNAKLSSLLEQGSHERLCRNATVCPYCSLRFFSPELKHEHESKCEYKKLTCLECMRTFKSSFSIWRHQVEVHNQNNMAPAENLSLPVLDHNGDVTGSSRPQAQPEPNKVNHVVTTKDDNVFSDSSEQVNFDSEDSSCLPEDLSLSRQLKIQVKEEPVEEAEEEAPEASAAPREAGPSKDASLWPCEKCGKVFTVHKQLERHQELLCSVKPFICHVCNKAFRTNFRLWSHFQSHMSQATEESAHKESEAGPVPTNSPSPPPLPPPPPLPKIQPLEPDSPTGLSENPAPATEKLFAPQESDTLFYHAPPLSAITFKRQFMCKLCHRTFKTAFSLWSHEQTHN, encoded by the coding sequence ATGGAGGGATTGCTGCATTACATCAACCCGGCGCATGCCATTTCCCTCCTGAGTGCCCTCAATGAGGAGCGCCTCAAAGGACAGCTGTGCGACGTGCTGCTCATTGTCGGAGACCAGAAGTTCCGAGCTCATAAAAATGTCTTGGCTGCTAGCAGCGAATACTTTCAGAGTTTattcacaaataaggaaaatgagtCACAAACTGTATTTCAGCTTGACTTTTGTGAACCAGATGCTTTTGATAATGTTTTAAACTACAtttattcttcctctttatttgtTGAGAAGAGCAGCCTTGCTGCTGTGCAAGAACTTGGCTATAGCCTTGGGATTTCCTTTCTTACTAACATTGTTTCTAAAACACCTCAAGCCCCTTTTCCAACGTGTCCTAATAGAAAAAAAGTGTTTGTAGAAGATGATGAAAACAGTTCTCAGAAGAGAAGTGTCATTGTTTGTCAAAGTAGAAATGAAGCACAAGGAAAAACTGTTAGTCAAAACCAACCTGATCCAAGCCATACTTCCCGGCCCTCACCTAGCACTGCAGTCAAGGCCAATATCGTTAAGCCACATGTTCCAAAACCAATTGAGCCACTTCACAATTTGTCATTAACTGAAAAGAGTTGGCCAAAAGATAGTTCTGTGGGATATACAAAGTCTCTTGAGCATTCTGGATCTTTGGATGATCCTAATAGAGGCAGTTTGGTGAAAAGAAATGCAGTATTGCCTTCAAAACCTCTGCAAGACAGAGAAACTATGGATGATAAGCCAGGTGTAAGTGGTCAGCTTCCAAAAGGAAAAGCTATAGAGCTAGCTTTGAAAAGACCGCGGCCACCTGTTTTGTCTCTCCGTAGCTCGTCAGAGACTCCCTATCTATTAAAAGAAACTAGCAAAGGAAGTGGCCAAGGTGAAGATAGAAACTTGTTGTACTATTCGAAGTTAGGCTTAGTGATCCCGTCCAGCGggtctgggtctggaaaccaaaGCATCGACAGGAGTGGCCCACTTGTTAAGAGTCTCCTCAGACGGTCATTGTCCATGGATAGCCAGGTTCCTGTCTATTCACCCTCCATAGATGTGAAATCTTCCCAGGGATCATCTTCGGTGTCAAAGGATGCGCCAGGGAGTGTGTTGTGTGCTTTATCTCAAAAGTCATCTTTAAAAGACTGTGGTGAAAAAACAGCCCCAGATGACAGGCCTCAGGTGCTACAGCCGCGTCGTCTCAGGTCCTTTAGTGCTTCTCAGTCGACAGACAGGGAGGGAGCCTCACCTGTGACCGAGGTGCGCATAAAGACCGAGCCCAGCAGCCCGCTGTCGGATCCCTCAGACATCATCCGTGTCACTGTGGGAGATGCCGCGGCAGCGGCAGCCTCGTCACCATCAGTCACAAGAGACCTGTCTCTCAAAACAGAAGAGCAGAAGGACATGAGCAGACTCCCAGCAAAAAGGAGGTTCCAAGCGGACAGAAGATTGCCCTTTAAGAAGTTAAAGGTGAATGAGCAGGGGTCTCCTGTGTCAGAGGACAACTTTGAGGAAGGCTCCAGCCCCACTGTCCTCGAGGCAGATTTCCCAGATTCTGATTTGAATAAAGATGAATTTGGTGAGTTGGAGGGGACGAGaccaaacaaaaaatttaaatgcaaacattGCCTTAAGATCTTTAGATCAACAGCAGGTCTTCACCGTCATGCTAACATGTACCATAACCCAGAAAAGCCCTACGCTTGTGACATCTGTCACAAGAGGTTTCACACCAACTTCAAAGTGTGGACACATTGTCAGACCCAACACGGCATAGTGAAGAACCCGTCACCAGCCTCTAGTTCCCATGCTGTTTTGGatgaaaaattccaaagaaagcTGATTGAcatagtgagagagagagagattaagaaaGCCCTGATCATTAAGTTAAGGCGCGGCAAGCCTGGCTTTCAGGGACAGAGTAGTTCCCAAGCACAGCAAGTCATCAAGAGGAACTTGCGATCTCGAGCCAAAGGAGCGTACATTTGTACTTACTGCGGAAAAGCATACCGCTTTCTTTCTCAATTTAAGCAGCACATAAAAATGCACCCAGGAGAAAAACCCCTTGGAGTAAATAAAGTTGCTAAGCCAAAAGAGCATGCTCCTCTTGCAAGTCCAGTAGAAAACAAGGAGGTTTACCAGTGTCGCCTCTGTAATGCTAAGCTCTCTTCTCTCCTAGAACAAGGAAGCCACGAGCGGCTATGCCGGAACGCCACCGTCTGCCCTTACTGCAGCCTCAGGTTTTTCTCGCCCGAGCTGAAGCACGAGCACGAGAGCAAGTGTGAGTATAAGAAGCTGACCTGCCTGGAGTGCATGCGCACCTTCAAGTCCTCCTTCAGCATCTGGCGGCACCAGGTTGAAGTCCACAATCAGAACAACATGGCGCCGGCTGAAAACCTCTCTTTGCCGGTTCTGGACCACAATGGCGACGTGACTGGCTCTTCgaggccccaggcccagcctgagCCAAATAAAGTAAACCACGTTGTCACCACAAAAGACGACAACGTGTTCAGTGATTCTTCAGAGCAAGTTAACTTCGATTCGGAGGATTCCTCTTGTCTCCCTGAAGACCTTAGTCTTTCTAGGCAACTGAAAATCCAGGTCAAAGAGGAGCCCgtggaggaggctgaggaagaggcaCCCGAGGCCAGCGCAGCCCCCAGAGAAGCAGGGCCCAGTAAAGACGCCAGCCTGTGGCCCTGCGAGAAGTGCGGGAAGGTGTTCACGGTGCACAAGCAGCTGGAGCGGCACCAGGAGCTGCTGTGCTCCGTGAAACCATTTATTTGTCACGTGTGCAACAAAGCTTTTCGCACTAATTTTCGGCTCTGGAGTCACTTCCAGTCACACATGTCTCAGGCTACAGAGGAATCCGCACATAAAGAATCCGAAGCAGGCCCCGTTCCCACAAACTCACCCTCACCGCCACCTCTGCCCCCGCCGCCACCGCTGCCCAAGATCCAGCCCCTGGAGCCCGACAGCCCCACAGGCTTGTCTGAAAACCCAGCTCCGGCCACAGAAAAACTGTTCGCACCCCAAGAATCAGATACCCTTTTCTACCACGCCCCACCCCTTTCAGCAATCACCTTTAAAAGACAGTTTATGTGTAAACTTTGCCACAGGACATTCAAGACTGCATTTAGTCTTTGGAGTCATGAACAAACACACAATTGA